One region of Eupeodes corollae chromosome 1, idEupCoro1.1, whole genome shotgun sequence genomic DNA includes:
- the LOC129942244 gene encoding uncharacterized protein LOC129942244, with the protein MSLPKTFIKGFHDEDLVKRMEYRPLGKTGLEVSKVSLGGGTFSGTFYGEIDENESIATIHKAIKSGINYIDTAPFYGEGRSETIIGKGLRGIPRESYYIATKVGRYTRVFETMFDYSAKRTRESVEKSLKLLGLDYVDVIQIHDIEFPETFDTVLNECLPELEKLRDEGKVRFIGVSAYPMEPLKRIIQAVPGRFDVVLCYSRYTLLDQSLKDYLPFFQEQNLAVICAAGHALGLLTQCDPQPWHPASEEIKAVCRKAANICKDANVDLGKLAMYYSMQLTEPSTFLTGMQTRKLLDINLQSYFEGLTKTEEEVLKRLKETVFTKSLNWEGVELEMYRAAMKKLAKK; encoded by the exons ATGTCTCTTCCCAAAACATTCATAAAAGGTTTTCATGATGAAGATCTAGTTAAGCGAATGGAATATCGTCCGCTTGGAAAAACTGGCTTGGAAGTTTCTAAAGTGTCACTTGGTGGTGGAACTTTTAGCGGCACATTTTATGG ggaaattgatgaaaatgagTCAATTGCAACTATTCACAAGGCTATTAAAAGTGGCATTAATTACATTGATACTGCTCCATTTTACGGTGAAGGAAGATCGGAAACAATTATTGGAAAAGGTCTTAGAGGCATCCCAAGAGAATCGTATTATATTGCTACCAAAGTTGGACGCTATACAAGAGTGTTCGAAACTATGTTTGATTATTCAGCTAAAAGGACACGAGAAAGTGTTGAAAAGAGCTTAAAGCTATTAGGTCTTGATTATGTGGATGTTATTCAG ATTCATGATATTGAATTTCCAGAAACATTTGACACTGTTTTAAATGAATGTTTGCCAGAGTTAGAAAAACTACGAGATGAGGGTAAGGTGCGTTTTATCGGGGTTTCAGCTTATCCAATGGAGCCTCTAAAACGTATTATCCAAGCTGTTCCTGGGCGTTTTGAT GTGGTCTTATGTTACTCCCGTTACACACTGCTCGACCAATCACTCAAGGATTATCTACCATTTTTCCAAGAGCAAAATCTTGCAGTTATTTGTGCCGCTGGTCATGCACTAGGTCTCCTTACCCAATGCGATCCACAACCATGGCACCCAGCATCAGAGGAAATCAAAGCTGTCTGCAGGAAAGCAGCAAATATTTGCAAAGATGCCAATGTCGATCTTGGCAAACTAGCCATGTACTACTCCATGCAACTAACCGAACCGTCCACCTTCCTAACCGGAATGCAAACCAGGAAACTGCTCGATATTAATTTGCAATCATACTTCGAAGGCCTTACAAAAACCGAAGAGGAAGTACTCAAACGATTAAAGGAAAC AGTATTTACTAAATCACTGAACTGGGAGGGCGTTGAACTAGAGATGTATCGTGCTGCAATGAAGAAACTAGCTAAAAAGTGA